In Chitinophaga nivalis, a single genomic region encodes these proteins:
- a CDS encoding glycoside hydrolase family 88 protein translates to MVKKIIAGSLLGLSFLGVGLPVYATAPDHGPQLATPTYTGADTYTAAVILSQMERTAAWQWKHIEEKGWTYAQTDWTNGAMYAGMMALSEVTANPYFIERLTQIGRDNSWNTGPLRFFADDYCIGQLYAQLYSLYKDPVMTDRFRKLADSIVAAPHTEGLEWKNSIHLREWAWCDALFMGPPALAYLSTATGDPRYLETATKLWWKTTDFLFDKTENLYYRDGRFIGQQEKNGAKVFWSRGNGWVMGGLARMMDNMPANTAEKARFQELFKKMAYRVAALQTKDGTWHASLLDPDSYPSKETSGTGFYVYAFMWGVNNGLLPEKDFMPVIQKGWDALTGCVQPDGKLGFVQIPAAEPGKATAEDTEVYGVGAFLLAGAEMVKYDLRKNAANAIKIHNGSGIHRASDMVEIPYKKLTAAFPGTTGKTFKITDAVSGKEIPYQLLYEGNKAPGNVLLQVNVAPGATLYAQVASGIPAALKPAAYGRFVPERKDDYAWENDRMAYRMYGAALEKFPKEMALGIDVWAKRTTDMVIDNWYKLDNYHHDNGQGLDYYSVGLTLGAGDNAPAGKDTIYFPKNFRTWKTLDNGPLRTTFALTYDTWQAGGIPVSVTKTISLDAGSQLNKMQLQYSFKGNTLPVVTGIVKRKEPGTVLLDEQQGVMGYWEPVHGADGTLGLGCVFTQGVPGMKTDAVHLLSPGTADSQHPYVYYSGAAWSKGGRITTAAAWFAYLETFAQKIKQPLTVTFNR, encoded by the coding sequence ATGGTAAAAAAAATTATCGCAGGCAGCTTGCTGGGATTATCTTTTCTCGGGGTCGGATTGCCGGTGTATGCCACAGCACCGGACCATGGCCCGCAACTGGCAACACCTACATATACCGGTGCGGATACCTATACCGCAGCGGTGATACTATCGCAAATGGAACGTACCGCTGCGTGGCAGTGGAAACATATTGAAGAAAAAGGCTGGACCTATGCGCAAACCGACTGGACCAACGGCGCCATGTATGCGGGTATGATGGCACTCAGCGAAGTAACAGCCAATCCTTATTTCATAGAAAGACTTACACAAATAGGTCGTGATAATAGCTGGAATACAGGGCCACTCCGTTTTTTCGCGGATGATTATTGTATTGGTCAGTTATATGCCCAGCTGTATTCGCTGTATAAAGATCCGGTGATGACAGACCGGTTCCGCAAACTGGCCGACAGCATTGTTGCGGCGCCACATACAGAAGGCCTCGAATGGAAAAACAGTATCCACCTGCGGGAATGGGCCTGGTGTGATGCCCTCTTTATGGGCCCGCCGGCACTGGCTTATTTATCTACCGCTACCGGTGATCCGCGTTATCTCGAAACTGCCACCAAACTTTGGTGGAAAACCACCGACTTCCTGTTCGATAAAACAGAAAACCTGTATTACCGTGATGGTCGCTTCATCGGCCAGCAGGAAAAGAATGGCGCCAAAGTATTCTGGAGCCGCGGCAATGGTTGGGTAATGGGCGGACTGGCCCGGATGATGGATAACATGCCGGCAAATACAGCAGAGAAAGCCCGTTTTCAGGAATTATTTAAGAAGATGGCTTACCGCGTAGCGGCCCTGCAAACCAAAGACGGCACCTGGCACGCCAGCCTGCTGGATCCGGACAGCTATCCTTCCAAAGAAACAAGTGGTACCGGATTTTACGTATATGCGTTTATGTGGGGTGTGAATAACGGCCTGTTACCGGAGAAGGATTTTATGCCTGTGATACAGAAAGGATGGGATGCGCTGACGGGCTGTGTGCAACCGGATGGTAAACTGGGCTTTGTACAGATCCCGGCGGCAGAACCAGGCAAAGCGACTGCGGAAGATACAGAAGTATATGGCGTAGGGGCATTCCTGTTAGCCGGTGCAGAGATGGTAAAATATGACCTGCGTAAAAATGCGGCAAATGCTATTAAAATCCATAACGGCAGTGGTATTCACCGGGCATCCGATATGGTGGAAATTCCCTATAAAAAATTAACGGCAGCCTTCCCTGGCACTACTGGTAAAACATTTAAGATAACAGATGCCGTGAGCGGAAAGGAAATTCCTTACCAGCTGCTGTACGAAGGCAATAAAGCACCCGGTAATGTATTGCTGCAGGTGAACGTAGCCCCAGGCGCCACATTATATGCCCAGGTGGCCTCAGGTATACCGGCTGCGCTGAAACCGGCTGCCTATGGCCGTTTTGTGCCGGAGCGCAAAGACGACTATGCCTGGGAAAATGATCGTATGGCCTACCGGATGTATGGCGCAGCACTGGAAAAATTTCCGAAAGAAATGGCGCTGGGCATCGATGTATGGGCTAAGCGTACTACCGATATGGTGATAGATAACTGGTACAAACTAGATAACTACCACCATGATAATGGCCAGGGCCTGGACTACTATAGTGTAGGACTCACCCTGGGAGCAGGAGATAATGCGCCTGCCGGTAAAGACACGATCTATTTCCCCAAAAACTTCCGTACATGGAAAACATTGGATAATGGTCCGTTACGTACCACCTTCGCACTGACCTACGATACCTGGCAGGCAGGCGGTATACCCGTTAGCGTTACTAAAACCATTTCACTGGATGCCGGTTCTCAGCTGAATAAAATGCAGCTGCAATACAGTTTTAAAGGAAATACCCTGCCGGTGGTAACCGGCATTGTAAAACGTAAAGAACCCGGCACCGTGTTGCTGGATGAACAGCAGGGTGTGATGGGCTATTGGGAGCCGGTACACGGAGCAGACGGTACTTTAGGATTGGGATGTGTATTTACCCAGGGAGTACCTGGTATGAAAACAGATGCAGTGCACCTGTTAAGTCCGGGCACGGCGGATAGCCAGCACCCGTACGTATATTATTCCGGTGCTGCCTGGAGCAAAGGAGGCCGCATTACTACTGCAGCCGCCTGGTTTGCCTACCTGGAAACATTCGCACAGAAAATCAAACAACCCTTAACCGTTACATTTAATCGTTAA
- a CDS encoding SDR family oxidoreductase produces MDLFQLQGKTALVTGCKRGIGKAMAVALAAAGADIIGVSASLELTGSEVERDVTALGRRFKAYQCDFSDRASLYTFIEKVKQETPVIDILVNNAGTILRKPAAEHPDAYWDEVININLNAQFILTREIGKGMLERGSGKVIFTASLLTFQGGINVPGYAASKGAVGSLVKAFSNEWAGKGINVNAIAPGYIATDNTAALRSDEQRSTAILDRIPAGRWGQPEDFAGPVIFLASKAGDYVHGTILTVDGGWMGR; encoded by the coding sequence ATGGACTTGTTTCAGTTACAAGGTAAAACAGCGCTGGTGACCGGGTGTAAACGCGGTATCGGTAAAGCAATGGCGGTGGCACTGGCTGCAGCCGGTGCAGACATCATCGGGGTATCTGCTTCCCTGGAACTTACGGGGAGTGAGGTAGAACGCGATGTAACGGCACTGGGCAGACGTTTTAAAGCCTATCAGTGCGATTTCTCTGATCGTGCATCCTTATATACCTTTATCGAAAAAGTAAAGCAGGAAACGCCTGTAATAGATATCCTGGTCAACAATGCCGGCACCATCCTGCGGAAACCAGCCGCCGAACATCCGGATGCGTATTGGGATGAAGTGATTAACATCAACCTGAATGCACAATTTATCCTGACCCGTGAAATCGGAAAAGGAATGCTGGAACGTGGCAGTGGAAAAGTTATCTTTACAGCATCGCTGCTTACCTTCCAGGGCGGCATCAATGTACCGGGATATGCAGCCAGCAAAGGAGCCGTAGGCTCACTGGTAAAGGCATTTTCCAACGAATGGGCCGGTAAGGGTATCAATGTGAATGCCATTGCACCGGGATATATTGCCACGGATAATACGGCTGCGCTGAGATCAGATGAACAACGCAGTACCGCCATTCTTGATCGCATTCCTGCAGGCCGCTGGGGCCAACCGGAAGACTTTGCAGGACCAGTTATTTTCCTGGCTTCCAAAGCAGGGGACTACGTGCATGGTACTATCCTCACCGTAGATGGTGGCTGGATGGGAAGGTAA